The following proteins are encoded in a genomic region of Flammeovirga pectinis:
- a CDS encoding Fur family transcriptional regulator, with translation MSTTALQILNDFDLRRTASRISILNIFMGTKIALSENVIEEQLVGICDRATIYRTLKTFIEKGILHRVIDENSLVKYAMCNSDFCTESHHRHEHVHFKCQTCGDTECMDDLPIHPVTLPEGYTALETNYLIVGTCKKCNQ, from the coding sequence ATGAGTACAACAGCACTACAAATATTGAACGACTTCGATCTAAGAAGAACTGCTAGCAGAATTAGCATCTTAAACATTTTTATGGGTACAAAAATTGCCTTAAGCGAAAATGTTATCGAAGAGCAATTGGTTGGTATTTGTGATCGTGCAACTATTTACAGAACATTAAAGACTTTTATCGAAAAGGGTATTTTACATCGGGTAATTGATGAAAATAGCTTGGTTAAGTATGCAATGTGTAATTCAGATTTTTGTACGGAGTCTCACCACAGACATGAACATGTACATTTTAAATGTCAAACATGTGGTGACACAGAGTGTATGGACGACCTCCCAATTCATCCTGTAACCCTTCCAGAAGGATATACTGCTTTAGAAACTAACTACTTGATTGTTGGTACATGTAAAAAATGTAATCAATAA
- a CDS encoding RNA polymerase sigma factor — MTAILDKCKEGDRKAQFELYNQYSKAMYNICVRIVNNLEEAEDILQESFLSAFKNLHQFNGSSSFGAWLKRIVVNHSINHVKKRRLDLVEMEENNMSSIPEKEEKDIDLILNIDRIREAIQLLPDGYRIVFSLYLLEGYDHREISQILSISESASKSQYSRAKKKLKDILQVSL, encoded by the coding sequence ATGACAGCAATACTCGATAAATGTAAAGAAGGTGATCGAAAAGCACAATTCGAATTGTATAATCAATATTCGAAGGCAATGTATAACATCTGTGTACGGATTGTAAACAATCTAGAAGAAGCAGAAGATATTTTGCAAGAATCATTTTTAAGTGCTTTTAAAAACCTTCATCAATTTAATGGTTCTTCTTCTTTTGGAGCATGGTTAAAAAGAATAGTAGTAAATCACTCTATTAATCATGTCAAAAAAAGAAGATTAGATTTGGTAGAAATGGAAGAGAATAATATGTCTAGTATTCCTGAAAAGGAAGAGAAAGACATTGATCTTATTCTAAATATAGACCGTATAAGAGAAGCTATACAGTTACTACCAGATGGCTACCGTATTGTTTTTTCATTGTATCTACTTGAGGGGTATGATCATAGAGAAATTTCTCAGATACTTTCAATTTCAGAATCTGCATCAAAATCTCAATACAGCAGAGCTAAGAAAAAATTGAAAGACATTTTACAAGTTTCTCTATAA
- a CDS encoding DUF4097 family beta strand repeat-containing protein: MKSRNIIQHSLIAFLVIFSNWAFAQQPNADKTIEKTFSDINSSTVLSINNKYGDINVSTSKDQKTVDVKIVIEVWHPNQSKAEDILSTIKIQDSSSDNLISFTTITPSSVSINNKKGFKITYNVNAPENINLDIENKYGSLVTESISGSGKFNISYGSLIANELNGNSNSITISYSSCEIDFIENAEIRSRYLGKLLIGQVNTLEIDDKYGNINIGTAGDLVADCAYSNLNVDILRGVLQAEADYGSVKINKVATSFKKIDIDVSYGSAKIDFDPEVSFKFNAAVKYGSFKSNLDGLSINKQIEKNTSAEYSGFNKDASTSKTVNVESAYGSIKFN, encoded by the coding sequence ATGAAAAGCCGCAACATTATTCAACATAGTCTAATCGCCTTTTTAGTTATTTTTTCTAACTGGGCATTTGCACAACAACCTAATGCTGATAAAACAATAGAAAAAACATTTAGTGATATAAATTCGTCAACTGTTTTATCTATAAATAATAAATACGGCGATATTAATGTTTCCACATCAAAAGATCAGAAAACTGTAGATGTGAAAATTGTTATTGAGGTATGGCATCCTAATCAAAGTAAAGCAGAAGATATTCTATCAACAATAAAAATTCAGGATAGTTCTAGTGATAATCTGATTTCTTTTACCACTATTACACCAAGTTCTGTTTCTATTAATAATAAAAAAGGGTTCAAAATTACTTACAATGTAAATGCCCCAGAGAATATTAATTTAGATATCGAGAATAAATACGGAAGTTTAGTTACTGAATCTATTAGTGGAAGTGGGAAATTTAATATCAGTTATGGTTCTCTAATAGCGAATGAATTAAATGGAAACTCAAATTCTATTACTATTAGTTATAGTAGCTGTGAAATTGATTTTATTGAAAATGCAGAGATTCGCTCAAGATATTTAGGGAAGCTATTAATTGGGCAAGTAAATACACTAGAAATAGATGACAAATATGGGAACATCAACATCGGTACAGCTGGTGATTTAGTGGCAGATTGCGCATATTCTAATCTTAACGTAGATATTTTAAGAGGCGTCTTACAAGCAGAAGCAGATTATGGTTCTGTAAAAATTAATAAAGTAGCAACCAGTTTTAAAAAAATAGATATTGATGTCTCGTATGGTTCTGCAAAAATAGATTTTGATCCAGAAGTTAGTTTTAAATTTAATGCAGCTGTTAAATACGGAAGTTTTAAATCTAATTTAGATGGTCTATCAATTAATAAGCAAATAGAAAAAAACACATCTGCCGAATATAGTGGTTTCAATAAAGATGCATCTACTAGCAAAACTGTAAACGTGGAATCTGCTTATGGAAGTATAAAATTTAATTAA
- a CDS encoding outer membrane protein assembly factor BamD, translating into MLSKKILITCAILGTLSFSCSKFSRISKSRDINEKYDAALNYYDNKQFYKASVLFEDIMGAFVGAAEYEKIQFYYAYSQYEQQQYLIASHHFKSFFETYNRSPFAEEALFMNGYSLYKDTPDYNLDQSGTDAAIEELQNFINRYPTSQYAEQCDDLINELRARLELKAFEVSKQYSHLRYYKAAAIAYENFMKDYPDSDYKPEAMYKRMEAEYELAKMSVFSKQEERYNDALKTFKKFGERYSESSAYEDAKKLKVSVDKDLKKHMQKKAAWEKEKAKIEAEAKAGKISKEEAEKLEKEGPKEGRRSKRKRGKNLEQIQDQKNDE; encoded by the coding sequence ATGTTGAGTAAGAAAATATTAATCACTTGTGCAATTTTAGGTACTTTATCCTTCTCTTGTAGTAAGTTTTCGAGAATATCTAAGAGTAGAGACATCAATGAAAAATACGATGCCGCTCTTAATTATTACGACAATAAACAGTTTTATAAAGCATCAGTTCTTTTTGAAGATATTATGGGTGCTTTTGTTGGTGCAGCTGAATACGAAAAAATTCAGTTTTACTATGCATATAGTCAATATGAGCAACAACAATATTTAATTGCGTCTCATCACTTTAAAAGTTTCTTCGAAACATATAATCGAAGTCCTTTTGCAGAAGAAGCACTATTTATGAATGGGTATTCTCTCTATAAAGATACACCCGATTATAACTTAGACCAGTCTGGAACAGATGCTGCTATTGAAGAATTACAAAACTTCATTAACAGATACCCTACTAGTCAGTATGCTGAACAGTGTGATGATCTTATTAATGAACTAAGAGCTCGTTTGGAATTAAAAGCTTTTGAGGTATCTAAACAGTACTCTCATTTAAGATATTATAAAGCCGCTGCAATTGCATACGAAAACTTCATGAAAGATTATCCAGACTCTGATTACAAGCCTGAGGCAATGTACAAGAGAATGGAAGCTGAATATGAGTTGGCAAAAATGTCTGTTTTCAGTAAGCAAGAAGAAAGATACAATGATGCCTTAAAAACTTTTAAGAAGTTTGGGGAACGTTACTCTGAAAGTAGTGCTTATGAAGATGCTAAAAAACTTAAAGTTAGTGTCGACAAAGACTTAAAGAAACATATGCAGAAGAAAGCTGCATGGGAAAAAGAAAAAGCCAAAATCGAAGCTGAAGCTAAAGCAGGTAAAATCTCAAAAGAAGAAGCAGAGAAATTGGAAAAAGAAGGTCCTAAAGAAGGGCGTAGATCTAAAAGAAAAAGAGGAAAGAACTTGGAGCAAATTCAAGATCAAAAAAATGACGAATAA
- a CDS encoding peptidylprolyl isomerase, with the protein MLNSKFSQFITLASLASLLIGCATNFGQKSKLHKTENILSLDGEAVTKENFVYLYDKNYSNDSAFYSKESVDDYLDLFINFKLKVAEAITLGYDSLPAFQNEYKMYIHQLEEPYLTESVFNDSLVKEAYNRQKVEVRASHILITTKKDASPEDTLKAYTTAVALLEEIKAGKDFEEVAFASSQDPSAKQNKGDLGYFTSLQMVYPFEDAAFKAKIGDVVGPIRTDFGYHLIYVKDKRERYGTLQVQHIMIKSTKKDKAENQEIAQRKINAIYDSLQHGGDWTTMCSNFSDDKRSSSKEGILPPVSEVRFPKEFMEGVYSLDSIGSISNPVRTDFGWHIIRLYQKKPVMEYEILYPTLVKKVKKDSRSSTSRQHFIQKLKTDNEYTINEENKTLAFSLIDSTRLIGEWKIPEDLSVKNKKKVIFTLATRKVTANDFFEYISTTQKTSKNKDLNNLLNSDFDSFSDIILLDEEKKNLADKYPEYKHLAQEYKDGLLLFRVMEDCVWNKASSDITALKTYHNLHRKDYMWDTRANVEVYNTGSKDLENETLLMLDSGYFRVFPTEVSTINYKRNSSYLYKSRIKDLQKVADVLNTEINLFIVINVEYDKKEGSILRKKRFNNIKNQLVKKGVNVNRIKAHFEKGVNGVVDLKYFTTEFTKFITTKNSENNLAIQYTDGIFTENSLPHEENIEMKVGRYIFEENNRFIIVNVKEILPKAPKTFSESKGNVIADYQEHLEKEWVKSLHTKHQVVVDSTVLQSLYIQDKTL; encoded by the coding sequence ATGCTTAATTCAAAATTCAGCCAATTTATTACGTTGGCATCACTAGCTTCTCTATTAATTGGATGTGCAACTAATTTTGGACAAAAATCAAAACTTCATAAAACAGAAAATATACTTTCTTTAGATGGCGAAGCTGTAACTAAAGAAAACTTTGTTTACCTCTATGATAAAAATTACAGTAACGACAGTGCTTTTTATTCCAAGGAAAGTGTTGATGATTACTTAGATTTATTTATCAATTTCAAATTAAAAGTAGCCGAAGCAATCACTTTGGGTTATGACTCCCTTCCTGCATTTCAGAATGAATACAAAATGTATATTCATCAATTGGAAGAGCCTTATTTAACTGAATCAGTTTTTAATGACAGTCTTGTAAAAGAAGCATACAATCGTCAAAAAGTTGAGGTTAGAGCTTCTCATATTCTTATTACAACAAAAAAAGATGCGAGTCCAGAAGATACTTTAAAAGCGTATACTACTGCCGTTGCTTTACTTGAAGAAATAAAAGCAGGAAAAGACTTTGAAGAGGTTGCTTTTGCATCCTCACAAGATCCTTCTGCAAAACAAAATAAAGGAGATTTAGGTTATTTTACATCCCTACAAATGGTATATCCTTTTGAAGATGCTGCGTTTAAAGCAAAAATTGGAGATGTAGTCGGTCCTATAAGAACAGACTTTGGTTATCATTTAATTTATGTAAAAGATAAAAGAGAACGATATGGTACTTTACAGGTACAGCATATCATGATTAAATCTACGAAAAAAGACAAAGCTGAAAATCAAGAAATTGCTCAAAGAAAAATTAACGCTATCTATGATAGCTTACAGCATGGTGGCGATTGGACTACAATGTGTAGTAATTTTTCTGATGATAAACGTTCTTCTTCTAAAGAGGGTATTTTGCCTCCTGTTAGTGAAGTTCGTTTCCCTAAAGAATTTATGGAGGGCGTATATTCTTTGGATTCTATTGGAAGTATTTCTAACCCTGTTCGTACCGATTTTGGATGGCATATTATCAGGTTATATCAAAAGAAGCCTGTAATGGAATACGAGATACTCTACCCTACTCTAGTTAAGAAAGTAAAGAAAGACAGTCGTTCTTCTACAAGCCGCCAACATTTCATTCAAAAACTTAAAACCGACAATGAATATACTATTAATGAAGAAAATAAGACACTTGCTTTTTCTTTAATAGACTCTACAAGGTTAATTGGAGAATGGAAGATTCCTGAAGACTTGTCGGTAAAGAACAAGAAGAAAGTAATTTTCACATTGGCTACTAGAAAAGTTACTGCAAATGATTTCTTTGAATATATTTCTACTACACAGAAAACTTCGAAGAATAAAGATCTTAATAACCTATTAAATAGTGATTTTGATTCATTTTCTGATATCATTTTACTAGACGAAGAGAAAAAGAATCTTGCTGATAAATACCCTGAATACAAACATCTTGCTCAAGAATATAAAGATGGCTTGTTATTATTTAGAGTAATGGAAGACTGTGTTTGGAACAAAGCATCTTCTGATATTACAGCATTAAAAACTTACCACAACCTGCATAGAAAAGATTACATGTGGGATACTAGAGCAAATGTTGAAGTATATAATACAGGAAGTAAAGATTTAGAGAATGAAACATTACTAATGTTAGATTCTGGCTACTTTAGAGTTTTCCCTACAGAAGTCTCTACTATTAATTATAAACGAAATAGTTCTTATCTGTACAAAAGCAGAATTAAAGATCTTCAAAAAGTTGCTGATGTTTTAAATACTGAGATTAACCTATTTATTGTTATTAATGTTGAGTATGACAAAAAAGAAGGAAGTATTTTAAGAAAAAAGAGATTTAATAACATCAAAAATCAATTGGTTAAAAAAGGTGTAAATGTAAATAGGATTAAAGCTCATTTTGAGAAAGGAGTTAATGGCGTAGTTGATTTAAAATACTTCACTACTGAATTTACTAAATTTATCACTACTAAAAACTCTGAAAACAATTTAGCTATTCAATATACTGATGGAATTTTCACTGAAAACTCGCTTCCTCATGAGGAAAATATAGAGATGAAAGTAGGCAGATATATTTTTGAAGAGAACAATCGTTTTATCATTGTAAATGTAAAAGAAATTCTACCTAAAGCTCCTAAAACATTTAGCGAGTCTAAAGGTAATGTGATAGCAGATTATCAAGAACATTTAGAAAAGGAATGGGTAAAAAGTTTACATACAAAACATCAGGTTGTAGTAGACTCTACTGTTTTGCAATCTTTATATATTCAAGATAAAACTTTATAA
- a CDS encoding response regulator transcription factor: protein MASEIERKILVVDDEPDIVEILGYNLKKEGYQVKTANDGKQAVEVAKEFHPELIILDIMMPVMDGVEACRQIKENPDLSEAHIIFLTARAEEYSEVAAFDVGADDYIVKPVKPRALMKRIESIFKRKSKSSSAKKDIINIGKFSIDKSSYTLYVDGEPKTLPKKEFELLYFLAESPNKVFNRDDLLRNIWGADVYVLARTVDVHIRRVREKIGDGYIKTVKGVGYKFEA, encoded by the coding sequence ATGGCTTCAGAAATAGAAAGAAAAATCTTAGTTGTAGACGATGAACCAGATATTGTAGAAATATTGGGTTATAATCTTAAGAAAGAAGGCTATCAAGTAAAAACTGCCAACGATGGTAAACAAGCCGTAGAAGTTGCGAAAGAGTTCCATCCTGAGTTAATCATTTTAGATATAATGATGCCTGTAATGGATGGTGTTGAAGCATGCAGACAAATAAAAGAAAATCCAGATTTATCTGAAGCACATATTATTTTCTTAACGGCAAGAGCAGAAGAATACTCTGAAGTTGCCGCTTTTGACGTTGGTGCAGACGATTACATCGTTAAGCCAGTTAAGCCAAGAGCATTAATGAAAAGAATTGAATCGATTTTCAAAAGAAAAAGTAAATCGTCTTCAGCTAAAAAAGATATTATAAATATTGGTAAGTTTTCAATCGACAAATCTAGTTATACTTTATATGTTGATGGCGAACCTAAAACGTTACCTAAAAAAGAATTTGAACTACTCTATTTCTTAGCAGAAAGTCCTAATAAAGTTTTTAATAGAGATGATCTATTGAGAAACATTTGGGGAGCAGATGTATATGTTCTTGCTAGAACTGTAGATGTACATATTCGTAGAGTTAGAGAAAAAATTGGTGATGGTTACATCAAAACTGTAAAAGGTGTTGGTTATAAGTTTGAAGCTTAA
- a CDS encoding sensor histidine kinase, whose translation MFFNAKSVSLLLALCIGGITSAFLSLIPDVSITGVIVGLVIAFSSSFLLTYFILEFIFFKEVGNIHRQIHELRSNQSATFDVSNELVKSSKNPISGIKSQIRDYAEMKEEEIAQLKKMERYRKEFLANISHELKTPIFATQGFILTLLDGAVNDKTVRDRFLKKAAKSLNALNILVEDLLTVSKIEAGEISMDFEVFDIQIMIVDVLEQVEQKAEKKNITVSLEVPNDDPIYVNADYNRLKQVVINLVVNGIKYNEKGGWVNVILQVHDNLVTLMVKDNGMGIPLEDQNRIFERFYRVEKSRTKKQGGSGLGLAICKHILEQHNTSITLQSEAEVGSTFSFDLNLVQDTEYENSEF comes from the coding sequence ATGTTCTTTAATGCCAAATCAGTTTCCCTCCTTCTAGCATTATGCATTGGGGGTATTACATCTGCTTTTTTATCTTTGATACCAGATGTATCAATCACAGGAGTGATTGTAGGGTTAGTTATAGCATTTTCATCATCCTTTCTTCTTACTTATTTTATTCTTGAATTCATTTTTTTTAAGGAGGTTGGAAATATCCACAGACAAATTCACGAATTACGAAGTAACCAATCTGCTACCTTCGATGTATCTAATGAGTTGGTTAAAAGTAGTAAAAACCCTATTTCTGGAATTAAATCTCAGATAAGAGATTATGCAGAAATGAAGGAAGAAGAAATTGCTCAATTAAAAAAAATGGAGCGTTATAGAAAAGAGTTTCTTGCTAATATATCACATGAACTAAAAACCCCAATTTTTGCCACTCAAGGTTTTATTTTAACATTATTAGATGGAGCTGTTAATGATAAAACTGTTCGAGATCGTTTTCTAAAGAAAGCCGCAAAATCACTAAATGCTTTAAATATTCTTGTTGAAGATCTTTTAACTGTTTCTAAAATAGAAGCTGGAGAAATTTCTATGGATTTTGAAGTTTTCGATATCCAAATTATGATTGTTGATGTTTTAGAACAAGTAGAACAAAAAGCTGAAAAGAAAAATATTACCGTATCTTTGGAAGTTCCTAATGACGATCCAATCTACGTTAATGCAGATTACAATAGATTAAAGCAAGTTGTTATTAATTTAGTTGTTAATGGTATTAAGTATAATGAAAAAGGAGGCTGGGTAAATGTAATTTTGCAAGTTCATGACAACCTAGTCACTTTAATGGTGAAAGATAACGGCATGGGAATCCCTCTTGAGGATCAAAACAGAATTTTTGAGAGGTTTTATAGAGTTGAAAAAAGTAGAACAAAAAAGCAAGGTGGTTCTGGATTAGGGTTAGCAATTTGCAAACATATATTGGAACAACACAATACTTCTATAACTTTGCAAAGTGAAGCTGAAGTAGGTTCAACTTTTTCTTTTGATTTAAATTTAGTTCAAGATACAGAATATGAAAATTCCGAATTTTAA
- a CDS encoding RluA family pseudouridine synthase, whose amino-acid sequence MKIPNFKKWIIFENDNYILVNKPPYISSLEDRDKTLPTVYQEAKKYGGDTQLCHRLDKETSGVMAIAKNPEAYRHLAIQFEKRLVEKIYHAVVDGIENFDGVMIDRNILVSGRGNVRIDIEGKPSQTVVKTEEIYKFHSLVACKPLSGRMHQIRIHMAYVGSPIISDEVYGGKTPFLSDVKGRKFKLKDGTEEQPLMSRVALHARSLKFKDLDGTDIHIEAEYPKDMRALITQLRKFK is encoded by the coding sequence ATGAAAATTCCGAATTTTAAAAAGTGGATCATTTTCGAAAACGATAATTATATTTTGGTAAATAAACCTCCTTATATTTCTTCTTTAGAAGATAGGGACAAAACTTTACCTACAGTTTATCAAGAAGCAAAAAAATATGGTGGAGATACACAGTTGTGCCATCGTTTAGATAAAGAGACTTCTGGCGTTATGGCAATTGCCAAAAACCCTGAGGCCTATAGACATTTAGCAATTCAATTTGAGAAACGCCTTGTAGAAAAAATATACCATGCTGTAGTAGATGGTATTGAAAATTTCGACGGGGTTATGATTGATAGAAATATCCTAGTTTCTGGACGTGGGAATGTTCGTATTGATATCGAAGGAAAGCCGTCTCAGACTGTTGTTAAAACAGAGGAAATTTATAAGTTCCACTCATTGGTTGCTTGTAAACCACTTTCTGGAAGAATGCATCAAATTAGAATTCACATGGCCTATGTTGGCTCTCCTATTATTTCTGATGAAGTTTACGGAGGAAAAACTCCTTTCCTTTCTGATGTAAAAGGACGTAAGTTCAAATTGAAAGATGGCACAGAAGAACAACCATTAATGTCTAGAGTTGCTTTACATGCAAGATCTTTAAAATTTAAAGATCTTGATGGAACAGATATACATATTGAAGCAGAATATCCTAAAGATATGCGTGCCTTGATTACACAATTGAGAAAATTTAAATAA
- a CDS encoding PaaI family thioesterase, translating to MISPYFQDHMEGNVCFGCGSKNDDGLHIKSYWEDDKAICIWNAEEKYHGWANLLSGGILSTIIDCHCMGTAMADAYKSENRALDSAPFYRYATGILNVKFLKPTPINTPIKLIATITERKGRKITMHCEAWSDQVKTAEAEVIAIQVFSSADNAKENPFID from the coding sequence ATGATATCTCCTTATTTCCAAGACCACATGGAAGGTAATGTATGCTTTGGCTGTGGTAGTAAAAATGATGATGGTTTACACATCAAAAGTTATTGGGAGGATGATAAAGCTATCTGTATTTGGAATGCAGAGGAAAAATACCACGGTTGGGCAAATTTGCTTAGCGGTGGTATTTTGTCTACAATAATTGATTGTCATTGTATGGGTACGGCAATGGCTGATGCCTATAAATCAGAAAATAGAGCTTTAGATTCTGCTCCTTTTTATAGATATGCTACAGGTATTTTGAATGTGAAATTTCTAAAACCTACACCAATTAATACTCCTATCAAATTAATAGCAACTATTACAGAACGAAAAGGCAGAAAAATAACAATGCATTGCGAAGCTTGGTCTGACCAAGTAAAAACAGCAGAAGCAGAGGTTATCGCTATCCAAGTTTTTAGTAGTGCTGATAATGCTAAAGAAAACCCATTTATTGATTAA
- a CDS encoding O-methyltransferase, whose product MLPITHPEIDKYIEKVATDEDPILVELDRATHFQENLPHMLSGHPQGLFLTILSKSMNAKNVLEIGTFTGYAAIALAKGMDSSGQLNTIEIDDEKEDIIQTFINKANLNDIIKLHIGEALEIIPSLDDEIDIIFIDADKMNNDAYFETCLPKLRSGGLLLIDNVLWKGNVADPEVNDKMTKAIMDFNSKVTSDKRVQSCILPLRDGILMAQKL is encoded by the coding sequence ATGTTACCTATAACACATCCTGAAATAGATAAATATATTGAAAAAGTAGCAACTGATGAAGATCCAATTTTGGTGGAATTAGATAGAGCTACTCATTTCCAAGAGAATCTTCCGCATATGCTATCGGGGCATCCTCAAGGACTTTTTCTTACTATCTTATCAAAAAGTATGAACGCAAAAAACGTTCTCGAAATTGGTACTTTTACAGGATATGCAGCAATCGCTCTAGCAAAAGGAATGGATAGTAGTGGACAACTCAATACTATCGAAATTGATGATGAAAAAGAAGACATTATTCAAACCTTCATTAACAAAGCAAACCTTAACGATATTATTAAACTTCATATTGGAGAAGCATTAGAAATTATCCCATCATTAGACGATGAAATTGATATTATCTTTATTGATGCTGATAAGATGAATAATGATGCTTATTTTGAAACCTGCTTACCAAAATTAAGAAGCGGCGGACTTTTGTTAATAGACAATGTTTTATGGAAAGGCAATGTAGCTGATCCTGAAGTAAATGATAAAATGACAAAGGCTATTATGGATTTCAATAGTAAGGTTACATCTGACAAAAGGGTACAAAGTTGCATTTTACCTCTTAGAGATGGCATTTTAATGGCTCAAAAATTGTAG